In the Coleofasciculus chthonoplastes PCC 7420 genome, one interval contains:
- a CDS encoding deoxycytidylate deaminase: MTPFNQDRPTWDEYFLMLAKLAATRSTCLAFPVGAVIVKNKQVLATGYNGSPAGSVHCTEQGYCYPGLSSCDVSKDMPSRAVHAEANALAQAAKHGIATTDASIYVTLEPCLSCLKLIISAGIHEVFYETPFNSGGSLLVRDSFINEGLVTLKKIQISKETAERSASSLLNPTSVARANIII, translated from the coding sequence ATGACACCATTTAATCAAGATCGACCAACATGGGATGAATACTTCCTCATGCTGGCAAAACTTGCCGCTACTCGCTCAACGTGCTTGGCTTTTCCGGTTGGTGCGGTAATTGTTAAAAACAAACAAGTTTTAGCCACTGGCTACAATGGATCACCTGCTGGCTCAGTTCATTGTACAGAACAGGGATATTGCTACCCAGGTTTGAGTAGCTGCGATGTTAGTAAAGATATGCCATCTCGCGCTGTTCACGCTGAAGCCAATGCACTGGCACAAGCCGCTAAACATGGTATTGCGACAACTGACGCTAGTATTTACGTCACCCTAGAACCTTGTCTTTCCTGTCTCAAACTGATTATTTCTGCTGGAATTCATGAAGTCTTTTATGAAACTCCCTTTAACAGTGGAGGAAGCCTTCTGGTCAGAGATTCATTCATCAATGAGGGTTTAGTTACTCTGAAAAAAATTCAGATATCCAAGGAAACAGCAGAACGATCGGCATCATCTTTATTGAATCCTACTTCTGTTGCTAGAGCTAATATAATAATTTAA